TTATACATGCCGGCCATCCAAAACATTCCTCAGTCAAAAATGACTGCCAGTCAAGGTGAAATGTTTTGATGTCAAAACTTTAAAGAGACATTTGAGACAAACCAGAGAGATTGATGGAAATGTGAGGAAGTTTCAGAAAGGATCTGCACTGACTCGCCTTTTGTTAAAGAGATTGCTAACCAGAACTTCAAACAACTGCTGGAAACAGTCCTGAGTATGCACATGCAGACCTGCACACAGGTCAAACGCTGCAGGAGATTAATGGACACTATGATTTGGGTCGATGTGTCTACTGACACCCCTGACCCTAAGATAATgaggcagatggggggggggggggggggagagctgCAGTTCAAGGGAATAAATGTATTGGGGATTGAAAAAAACAGTATGTATTTTGCCAAATCAAGCATATGGACACAAAGGAGTGAATGCGGCATGAATGAATGCAGAAAGCAGAGGCGATGTCAGAAAATGAGGCGTGAGAAATTAATGAAAATGAACAAGGTCAAACCTGTTTTGAAGACAACTCAAGACTGAGGATGGGAGTGGGAACCTGCAAAAAGTGAAACTCCATCAGTTTAATCAGACTGCAGGAGAAATATATGTTAgttaatgtttaaatgtccgtttgtgcatttgtgtgtgcaaCTGTGTCAGGTACCAAACCTGGAAAACTTGGAGCTCCTCAAGAATCACTTCCTCCGTTGACCAGTTCTCTTGAGTTATGCTTACTACCTTCAGAACCGAGCCAGCCTCTACGACAGGAAGTAGGTGAAAATATTAGGAAGAACCTTCAACTGCACATGCATGTTTCATTCAAAAGTAAGTTAAATGAGCCAAATGCAACGATTGCAATGGTTTTATATCCAGTGAAAATGAGCACATCCATTCATACACTCGTACATTTCTCTAGGGCATCAAGAAAAGTTCACCTCTGAAACAAGTATTTCTATTACACAAAAAGTTGATTATAAAAATGTGCATAATTAAAATACACagtataaattataaatatatataatactttATAGCCTGAGCAAAACAGTTCAACCCAAAATCAACGTATAGTCATCTAGCCCCACCTGCTGTTTACAAATGAAATGTCAAGAGACAACCGAAGGGAGAAGAGCAGCTCACCTGTTCCCAGGAACATGACCTCATAAGGTCCATCCTCTGCCAAAACTCTGTCAACTACAATCTGGGTAAGAGTGTAGTTTACTCGGACCCGTGTGAACACTGGTTGGCCAGTGAGAGGGGAGACGGAGCGATGCATGAGAGGGTGGAATCGAATGAAACTGACCACCTCGTCTGGAAAGTCTTTGGTCGTCTTAATCTTCACATCATACGTTTTGCTGGGGCACTAATggaagagaggaatgaagatgAGATTATTTCATTCTGGAATGTGTTAACAGACTGCAgtgtttctccttttctttttcagattaGTGAGCTACGTTCAAACAACTTATTGGTGCATGTCTCCCTCTAGTGTTCAAACAAAGACCAGCAAGAGTCTGTGCACATCTGCAACATCTGTCATATCTGTCACTCCCTCTTCCCTCAAACACAGAGCTCACTCAGCTGTACACCTGACACATGCACTAATCTCTCCATTGATTATTAGttaaacaaatggaaaaaggaATCCAATTAGCATGTCATCTGATCAAAGATGAGGTTATGGGCTGCGTGCACACCAAGCAGAACCATCCAAGGATGCCAACAAGAGCAACACTTTACAatagattatatttatttatttattttgtggaaAGGAagctaatattaattttatttgtaaaaaaaaaaaaattaaaatgaagatAGAGTGAATAGGAATGAGTTCAGTGGGTAACAAACCGTTCCAGGACGGGGATACGGTACCCTCCCCTCGTATTCAACCCATCGGTGGTGAGGACCCTCTTTGTGGGCGTAAGGTCCATTAAAAGCAGCCCTAATGTCCGCCATGCTGTACACGCAAACTGCTGAGCCACGGAACACAGAGCTGAGAGAGAAGTGGAGAAGGttatggaggagatggagagatgcAGGTGGTGTGAATGATGGACAGTATCTTTACCTAGAGGTGGTGAAGACTGCATAGATTATGGGGTTTTTCTCATCTCTGGTTGGAAGCAGGAAGATGTCCTCTACAGAAAGGAGAGTGAGCAAGATGCCGGTGATTAATTTGTATTACTTTGGTGTGCGCAGAAAAAACCCTGCAGGTATAGAGTATATGAATCATATATAGAGCATATCTACATTGTCTTATAATATCACTCTGCAATACTGGCATAAATGGAAAAGTAATCTCTCTGTGAGATGAAACCTGATTTATTGGCCTATATCTTCACTACTTATTTTCACACTCACGGAGCTCATCGAAGTGTGTGTCCACGCCATCTGGTCCAGGGACAGAACACACAAGTCTGGCTTTGAGGAAGGTGGTCCATTTATTGGTCAGACTCCTCAACCCGCCCACATCATTCTGAAACACAACCACGTCATGCACACTGTAACAAAACCACAGGAGACAACCTCAATGAATAATACACACCTAAATCACAATCCAAGTCtaatctttaaaaaagaaaaggttaaacTCAGAGGAAAACACGCATCATTGCAGCCTGATTCCAGTTTCCTGAACtaattggaaaaataaacagatgaACCACATGCTTATAGTATGGATCTGCTTATTTAATCACCAAACAGGAGACCCtccttaaataaatgaaaaagagagaggagagaaaagtgTGGGGGAGCATGAATagaaatgagaaacaaatgaaGTGCAGCATATGGGAAGGGAAAACTGAAATCAAGTGAAGCAGCTGATTGATAATACAAGTTTAATTTGAGCATATGCTGTTTTAAGTAGAAACCATTGGTCGTGGTATGTAAGAGGGTTCAAGTACACCTCTTTGTAAAGTACAGATAACTTTAAAGACCCTGCCTGTTAAAGTCGGCATATGCCCTAACTAAGTGGTAAAGAAAAGGCCATCCTggttcagcacacacacaaaaacacacgccGAGAGATGACGGAAAATGTAAGCATTTATTGAGTATGCTACAAAATGGGCATAATCTTCAAAGTTTTGCAGTGAACTTGCTTTTCTAAATGAAGAAAATACaaagatagacagagagagtaagagagagcgagatagGGCCACCCATGAATCTCTCCCCTGTCTACCTTACAGGTCGACCTTAGGTCATAAATACACTGACAGATTTTTGCAAGAATGTAGCAATAGCTCTCTGAACGCTAGGATGACTGATGCACTCTGCATGGCATAAAAAGCAAAAGGGCCCATCGATCATGAATCGATCCCGATTCTGTCAACCGCCATTGGTGCGATCCAAGTTTAGAACCGTTTCAACATGCTATCAAATACAGCTTAAAAGGTGCTGAAAGTTGACGCTTCACAAATGTCTTGCATCTGACATCTGAACAAAGATTACAATCTGTTTTGCCAAAGTAACTCATTTCAGAAATTTAATAAGTGTAGTGCATTCTAAATGTACGAAATGTGCAAGCTCTATCACGCAAATTATTTGACTTTCCTCACTTTTAAAAGAGACAATCTGGGATGCTTCTTTCTGCTGCATCAACCTTTGTGACAACGTAAGCAGCAGCACGATGAATCCCCCCGAAAGCAGAGCACCAGGGGCCAAAACCGTGATTTACTGCCCCTGGCTGACTCTTTCAAAcgaatgtaaaaaaagaatgcaTCAGGAAGGCCTCCTCACAGGGGACTTAAAACACTTCTGTGATGGCCGACGCAGATCTTGACTCCTACCATTGTAGGAGCGCAAAACTGTACATTAAGGTTTTGCAGTCCTACTGTAGAATAGAATTGAGTTCATTCCCACGTGCACAGGTACGGTGCGGTTCAGGTACATTGGAATTCTTGTGCATCAGAAATATCTTTAGAAATACAAATGAGGCAAAGACGGTGCCCATAAGAAAAATGAGCCACCTCAATTTCAATAAGTGCAAAAGAATTGGAGCTACCGTACACATGCCTAAAAATATAGTGTACTCTAATCCCACTGTGTCACACAGACCGCCAAAGAGGGTgatgttttgatgtttttccCTTCCTCGTCTACCCATCCGTCATATCCTCTCCTCCGTGGTCTGTTTTCTTTCCCGTTTCCACACTGATCTGTTATACATCACCTCACCTTGCACACACGAGCCACTCGGGACACAACGCTCTTGTCGTTGCCCTCCAAGGACACCTCCCGGAAGAAAAAGTATATTTTATCATCATCCGGATTGTAGGTGTCTGCTATGGAATAAGCAGATATGAACTTGGCCTctggagacagaaagggagCGGTAACAGTGTTAATGGCGAGGCAGGTTAATGGCCTTGGGGTGCATTGTGGCCTTGAGGTTGCGTTAACATGACACTTAATTTACATTCTTGCTCAGTTTCTACAGAAAGGGTTGATTTCATTTCACCATTCAATAATCTAAAATTTGAACTGAACATAGATTCTCAACTTTCAGGTTGATTCGTGGAAAAATGCAGGGAGTGCCAGAATATTTAGGTAAGTTTAAAAGCGGTTTAGTTTACGCTCCTATGATTTACAGCCTGTCTGGCAGTGTCTGCTATGGCGCGTTGTAGCACAGGGATAATCATTTGGCTGGAACGTCCCCAGTTCAAATGTCTAGCCTAATCCAGTTTGAAATGTTATACAGATCCTTTAATTAAAAGTTGCACAATGTAGATATTTCTTTGCAAATTAAAGTCATGCATTCAGGCACTAAGAAAGTAGCTTATCTTTCAAAGTGCTGTGCACTTATCTGTCCGTGCACCCACTTACAAACAACTTAAAGAAGGAATGGGTGCATTTAATTGATGGAAgtcttttaaaaaatgtatctAAGTTGTCCAGGTAACGTCAGTACTTGCAAAAAGctttatatacatatacagtacacaCTGTGTATACATTACATATTTCTTAATACTGTATATACTTAGACAGCATCTGACTATACAATGTGCTGTTCATGCCAGCAAGGCTAATTCAAGGACAGGAACACTGATTAGCATGAATTTATGTCTTCCGTCATACATTCCTGTTTTCGTTTCGTTTCACTTCGACTGTGGGGGAGAAGAACATTCGTGTTTCAAACATGCCTGTGTGTGAGCTTGGTTTACATTTAACCTGACAGAAAGACAAGGATGCAGAAGAATATCGACTCTTGGAATTGTAGTAATGTCTAAGAGTTTTACTCGTAAATAAAcgcgttttaaaaaaagttACGAATTAGTTGTTTATAAAGTGGTGGCGAGACAGCATgttgctgagggggggggggggggggggcagtttaagTGTTGTATTAGTATTACATCAACATGAGCTCTAGTCCTTGAAGCCCGGCCAACCACCAGAGGGTGATTCCCCAAATGGAACAGCTTAACGTACAACTAATACACTCAACAGACGACCATTGTTAGTCCTGCGGTGCTGGAAAGACGTTCCACCGGCTCTGAAGAACAGAAACACGGCTGGAAATGATGGGCTTTTTCAGTCTGTgtgctgtacacacacacacacacacacacagggaaggagagagaaagggttGTAATTACTCCAGACATCTGTGTCTGTGTAGTTGTGAAATGTAGAGAGGATTTAGACAACTGTTGATACACGACAACCCATCAGCAGCTGTAAAACAGTCGAGACTGGAGATGTATACAGACAGCAAGCGCTCCCTCCTCCGTGATAACTCTCTGCGCGTCTGTGCGTGAGTGTGAGCGCATGCATGACTACGGTTGTGTGACTGAGACCGTGACCTTTGTGGCACCCTGTAAATTTCCCTGTAGGTGTGGTCCCTGTTCAATTCTGGCATTCATATAAAAGTTCCAGCTCAATGAAGCCGTGGGCAGTTTCCTTCTGCACCGGAATGCCAATAACCTTCCGAGGGGCACAGAGAGGCCCTTTGTATCGGTACGGAAGCGGAACGTTTGGAGAAAGTTTGCAGAAAACGCAATTAACAAGTGGTGAGCACCCTCAGCGTGCGATTGGGGATGCGTGAGAGGACGTGTGTACCGTTGATCCAGTATTCTTCAGAGATGTCTGTGCGTATGTAGTGCTGGTCGGGAGGAGGGCCGAGGGAGCGCGTAAATGTCGTGTCTTTGCCCAGGAAGTCTGAAGACGTGCCAGAGTACAGGTACTGATCTGGGACAGGAACAGATGTGAGTTCATACAGTACATTATTGTATATGAAATGTCAACTTGTGTTTGCATTCCTGTAAAATATGTACACCATTAATACAGATGAGAAACAGATTATTTAGCTGTTCTCTTACCTGTGAGGACTGAGCTAAATGGCTGCAAGGGGTCATAAGGACATTTCAGTCTGCCGGATTCCACTGTCGCAGGCAGCAGTCGAAACACCCCATCCTGAGAGGCAAACACAAAAATAGCATTTCCCTCTCATAGCAGCTGACCTCTAAAACAAGCCAAAGTTGCTTTAGAAAGTAGGCTTTACCTCTCTGTGGCCGGCGAGTTCAACGAATGCACAGATCGGGTGGAAGGCTCCCGTCCCGCAGGCATAGACATGTGTTTGATTGTAGTTGTGGAGGACCCGGACAAAGTTGGCACACTCCAACTGGGATAGCATCAACAGCACAAAAGTCAACCTATTAAAGTCTGACTGAGCAGATATGGTGGATATGTTGCAACACGAAGGTGTTCAGGAAACTCCAGATA
The sequence above is drawn from the Brachionichthys hirsutus isolate HB-005 chromosome 5, CSIRO-AGI_Bhir_v1, whole genome shotgun sequence genome and encodes:
- the sema3d gene encoding semaphorin-3D, which gives rise to MLLATLPFGASIKQSVPRVKLSHKELLQAGSLSVFLGPSDGLRSHSMMLDEERGRLLLGSRDHIYLLDPDNLAKGPRKIHWPASRDRVEMCKLAGKNANLECANFVRVLHNYNQTHVYACGTGAFHPICAFVELAGHREDGVFRLLPATVESGRLKCPYDPLQPFSSVLTDQYLYSGTSSDFLGKDTTFTRSLGPPPDQHYIRTDISEEYWINEAKFISAYSIADTYNPDDDKIYFFFREVSLEGNDKSVVSRVARVCKNDVGGLRSLTNKWTTFLKARLVCSVPGPDGVDTHFDELQDIFLLPTRDEKNPIIYAVFTTSSSVFRGSAVCVYSMADIRAAFNGPYAHKEGPHHRWVEYEGRVPYPRPGTCPSKTYDVKIKTTKDFPDEVVSFIRFHPLMHRSVSPLTGQPVFTRVRVNYTLTQIVVDRVLAEDGPYEVMFLGTEAGSVLKVVSITQENWSTEEVILEELQVFQVPTPILSLELSSKQQQLYVGSSEGLAQVSVSRCHLYGQACAECCLARDPYCAWDGHTCSRYIPASKRRARRQDIKHGDPASQCWDTEDGLGRSVEEKTLLGVQSNSTFIECIPKSQQAQIQWYIQRPGSDRREEVQLDDRIVGTDRGLLIRSLHTSDAGVYFCVAQERTHFTQTLLRLTLQLVTHGQVEGKPKPGDDHVAELRHGAESRHHYKDYLRAMSSPFTSLEEYCDSLWLEKRPSRVRGKGLGVGKWKHIQEYKKSRNRRHHR